The following nucleotide sequence is from Podospora bellae-mahoneyi strain CBS 112042 chromosome 1 map unlocalized CBS112042p_1, whole genome shotgun sequence.
TCTATCGCCTCCTGCTGTACGTCCGTAAACTCATGATAATCGTTGCCTGAAATAAAGGGTCACCGTGTTTTAGAAGTTCAGATGATTACGAAAGGCAGTCACGGTGAGCACGCAAAAAACAATAAAACCTGAAGCAAGTTGAATAGAACAATAGCAAGAATACGTTGTCACAGGCAGGACTGACTCCGCTATCTAGTAGCATAGCGAACTGCTATTACAGGCGGTTGGTATTTATCCGAGGTCTTCGTTGTGAATTCACACTCCCACGGGTGTTTTGCTTATGGATTCTTCCTCTCAAGAGCCTCTTCAGGTTACACTTGTTTCAGCTAGCAAAATCAGCCACCAAGAGCATCTTTCTAGACGATGTGCAGTTTTAGACAGCTCGATATAGTTCACGATGTTGAATTCCATGTCACATTGGCCCACTGGAATGGATATCAAAGCTCTGGAATGCACCCTACATTCCTCGCTAACCATATCCAACTACCGGTAGACGGCCCGTCCCGTTACCAAGACGTTGGGCCCTCAAGGAACGGGCCCCAGATTCGGCATCCTCGGGAATCACAGGCTGTCTTTGAAACGCCTTAGGATATCAAGTCAAAATTTTCAGTAGCACAAGTAAGAAAACACTGTCACAAATTTCCTCGTGCCATGTTCTCGGTCACGTTTCTCCTGTCCTACATGATTATTGCCGAACAAAGCCCTCGGTCCTGTGAGTCAACCTTGACAAACACTCCTGCCTTTCAATACCTGAAACCACCAGGCTGGCAGCttccgaaaaaaaaaaaagaaaaaaaaaaacaagttCCGCTGCGTGCTTGTTTCAAGTCAACAAAGAGTTTTACCCCTGAGATTAGGTACTCCGCTACTATCAAcgtcacccacccccatcgcCAGAGCAACCACTTCCCCCTACCTTACTCAACAAGCACCGTActctcaccaacccccttctcctccttcttctctttctcctcatAAAActtctccacatcctccaccaccttcctccccctaAACTGCTTCATAATCCCCACtcccttcaccctcaaccGACCCGCATACCACCCCGGCAAGCCCCCCAGAAAAGGCAGCATATTCCCCATCTTTGGCAAAATAACCTGACCGCTCTCCCCCTTGAGCACCTGCCTCACAACCGCCTCAGCCACACTCCCCGGCTCCAGCGCCGGCAGCAAAAACGGACTATCATTATGATACCCCTCAAACAGCGCAGTCTTGGTATACCCCTGATTAACAACCACAGTCCTAACCCTCTCCGCCCCGTAAGTAGTCTTAATCTCAGCCGTCAACCCCTCATGGAAACTCTGCGCCGCCGCTTTTGAGGCTGCATAGTCAACCATATTCGGCACGCTCACCCAAGCAGCAAAACTCGCCACCGTCACTACCATCCCGTGGTTCTTCTCGATCATGTAAGGCAAAAACTCGCGGACGGTGGAGTAGTGGGAGAAGTGGTTCACGTCAAAGGTGAATTGCACGTCGCGCGGggtggaggcgaggatggaCTTGTTTTGGACGAcgccggcgttgttgatgagaacgGTGGGGTTGCCGACCTGGGCGCGGATAAGGGAGGCGACGtgggcgatggaggagggggaggtgaggtcgCATTTGAAGTAGGTTACCGTGGGGCCGGGGTGGAAggtgaggggttggatgtCGAGGACGACGGTTTTGATGGAGCGTTCGGCCAGGAGTTGGACGATTAGGCCGCCTATGCCGCCGGAGCCGCCGGTTACGACGACGATTTCTTTgccttttgtttttggagggaGTATGTTAGGTGATGTTGATTAGGGGCGGGGGCGCGGAAGGGGAGCATACCAGTCCAGTCGTACTTGTCGTCTACCCAGCTGTTGTTCACCTTTCTCGTCAACCAGCTGTTTCCCCAACCTAGCAGGCTCAAGATGAGCAGCTTTCTGACTCTGGCAAATGCGGTCGGGTGCAAGATGGTGAGATCCTGGCCTTGCTTGGTGTATTTTGCCAGCAGGAACAGTGGCAGCAGgatcttggggttgaaggctgTGTTCTTGATCAGGGAGATCAAAGCATCGCCTTTGAACCCCTCGCGGGGGAGCATGCCGGTGTGGAAGGGCATTTTGTCactttgttgatgatggtagCGACGGTGAAGATGAGGGTGTGGAGGGTTGGATTAATGTGTGCCTGGGATGGGGGCTCCTCTCCTTTCATAGAGGTATCATCCCACACAGCTCCAAGGttcagctcaccaccccttgTCTATGTATTCATTGCCAAGATTCTACGTTGGGTATAGCACGGCGATCGAAatgcgggggaggagatagCCTGCCGAGGTTCAcgctttctttctcctcccgCTCGTGTGGTGACCCCCTGGTAAAATGCGGGGAAACTCCAGTTTGGAGGTTTCTAAAacctggggaagaaggttcGTTTTGGTCCCAAAGGGGTAAAAGGTGGAATGTTGGTGGGTTTGTTCTTTGTTTCACTTTGGGACAGCTTGTGGAAGCACACTCAGACGGCCATGTTTAGGTTACGCCTTCATTCAGCCACACCGAAGGTTACCACAGCCATGTGAATGTGATAGCTACTCGGACCGGGGTTGGGAACCGGGATTCGTTGTACCTGTTCAATGTTGCGGCATGGCTTCACATCTTATATACAAAGTTATAGCCAAGTCCCGATGATGACTATGACTTGTCCCAACTAGGTCGCAGGTAGGTGGGTAGCTGACCTACCGAGTTGAAACTAGCTCTCcactccaaaaccaccctATTGCTTAGCCACAATCCGTCTCAGCTCCGACCTCAATCCCGCAACCTCATCGCTGACCCCCTTTGAACTCTTGAGCGTAAACACGGCCGCCCTTTGGGCAATAtcaatcaactcctccacctccccaccccttGCCAACCCAGCAATCAACACACCAGTAAACGTATCCCCGATGCCATTCACGCTCAcaatatcctcctccttgacccTTTCCGCCGCCGGGAACATCCTCATGTAAACCCCCCCAACACTAGGATGGTCACTCAAGGTCCTGCTCACAACCCACCGGGCATGCTCAGGGTCTCTAATCCTAGGATCGCCCTTTTCCAACAAAGTCGTGAGCAGCACTCCGCTGGAAccgagcttggtgatgatggttgggaTATAAGGCAGGAGATTCACGCTCTGCACCGGAATACCCGCGTCcgtggcagcagcaccagcaatATCAACAAACTGCTCCCTAGCCCCGCGCATGATGCCAAACGCGTCGATGATGGGGAACCAGTTGTGCGTATCGAGGTACCCGTTCTCGTTGGCGGCTTCATACATGGCCAGTAGTTCGTATTGGTTGGGAGTGGAGAGATGGACGCTCGGGCGAGGGAAAAGACCCAGTTCTGGCTTCTTGTGGTGGTTTTTCAGTTTGGGGAATAACCTCGCTGCTTTGGCGGCCGAGACTGGTTCAAAAGCGATTTTGGCGTTGTACTTATGGCCGGCCTGGATCCAGGTCTGGATGTCATGTTCAGCCCAGTTGGCGTCGACGACCATCCACTTTGGCTTGGAGGCGTTGACGGCTGAGTTCCAGTAGTTGGGGAAGGAGTGGGTGGAGATGATAGCCATGTCGGCCATGGCGAGGACCAGGGACTTGTGGGCGTCGTTGACGGCCACGTATTGGGCTGTTCGCGCGGAGGGGTACTCGTGGCCGAGGACGCGGATGTAGGAGGTGTCTAGGCCGGCAGCagaaagggaggagaggatagTTGATCCGGCACTAGAATCAGGATTAACAACCGTACTAGTAGGTGAATTAAGTTGAGAGTAGGCTTACATGTCATCGCCAACCATACTGCAGAGCCGGACATTGTTCTCCTCGCTCACCTTGTGGGCGGCAATGGCAATGTTATGACCCACACCGCCCACAGACTGACTGATGGAAGCTGGGTTGGATGTGTTGAGCGCCGGCGAAACCGTCTTTCCGCCACCTGAATAGTCACAGTTCAAGTCAAGAGCGACTGACCCAGCAACGAGAATGTCCACAGTATGATCAGCCTAGTTCAAGTCAGTCAGTTCTTTTCAATCCATCCCTGATGCCTTAGTTACTTGCCTTTGGCTTCTCCACCCTAGGCTTGGTCTCGGCCTTGGAAAAAGTAGGCTGCTGCGTAACTGTCGCATTGCTTGCTGAAGCCATCCCAACCGTGACCGGGTTGCCATCCACCAGCTTGGAGAACTCAACCGCAATCTTGGCCGCTCTGGCCACATTGTCCCTCACCAGCGCCTTATTCGCAATCACACTCCTCCCATCAGTCAACTCCCTGATCCTCTTCAACACGAACGGAGTATTCTCATTCCCCggcgccttctcctccgcctccttcacaGCAATCctaatcacctcctccatctccgacCTCGGGATCTCAAACTCCTTCGGCAGCGGGTTCACGAACAACATTCCCGTCTCAATATCATACTTCTCCTGAGCCAAAAGGATGGCCgcagcctccttctcatccctcaccacagccGGACTTTTGACCCCgctctccctcgcccaaaaAGCCGGGAAATCCACCTCTTTTTGGTCCTTGCCGTCAGCAAAAGTagccaccagcaccccctgcgtctccaaaacctcaagCGTCTTTGGAATGTCCAAAAACCCCTTCACACCACTGCTCACAACCGccaccctcgtcctccccaactcTGTCAAGTCGGCAGAGATATCCATCGTGTTCTCCCCGCCCTGATGAACACCACCCAATCCGCCCGTTCCAAACACCCTGATCCCCGCCTGTCGAGCGAGAATCATGGTTCCGGCAATGGTGGTTCCACCGTGGATCTTGTTGCCGCAGATACCCTGACCGATGAGATAGGCGAGGTCACGGCGGGAGACCTTTTTGGCGCCCTGGTCGCACATGGTGGTGATCTCTTCTGGGGTGAGGCCTACGGTGGCTTGTCCGGCGTAGATGCCGCATACGGCGGGGATGGCGCCGTGGTCGCGAACAATT
It contains:
- a CDS encoding uncharacterized protein (EggNog:ENOG503NUN7; COG:Q), with product MALTRPLSKLLPKRPLLSMPSRRPYLISSTPSHSWLRIHPEVSSAVRSNTPLVALESTIYTHGAVGNDLNLEQIVRDHGAIPAVCGIYAGQATVGLTPEEITTMCDQGAKKVSRRDLAYLIGQGICGNKIHGGTTIAGTMILARQAGIRVFGTGGLGGVHQGGENTMDISADLTELGRTRVAVVSSGVKGFLDIPKTLEVLETQGVLVATFADGKDQKEVDFPAFWARESGVKSPAVVRDEKEAAAILLAQEKYDIETGMLFVNPLPKEFEIPRSEMEEVIRIAVKEAEEKAPGNENTPFVLKRIRELTDGRSVIANKALVRDNVARAAKIAVEFSKLVDGNPVTVGMASASNATVTQQPTFSKAETKPRVEKPKADHTVDILVAGSVALDLNCDYSGGGKTVSPALNTSNPASISQSVGGVGHNIAIAAHKVSEENNVRLCSMVGDDIAGSTILSSLSAAGLDTSYIRVLGHEYPSARTAQYVAVNDAHKSLVLAMADMAIISTHSFPNYWNSAVNASKPKWMVVDANWAEHDIQTWIQAGHKYNAKIAFEPVSAAKAARLFPKLKNHHKKPELGLFPRPSVHLSTPNQYELLAMYEAANENGYLDTHNWFPIIDAFGIMRGAREQFVDIAGAAATDAGIPVQSVNLLPYIPTIITKLGSSGVLLTTLLEKGDPRIRDPEHARWVVSRTLSDHPSVGGVYMRMFPAAERVKEEDIVSVNGIGDTFTGVLIAGLARGGEVEELIDIAQRAAVFTLKSSKGVSDEVAGLRSELRRIVAKQ
- a CDS encoding uncharacterized protein (EggNog:ENOG503NUZA; COG:Q) produces the protein MPFHTGMLPREGFKGDALISLIKNTAFNPKILLPLFLLAKYTKQGQDLTILHPTAFARVRKLLILSLLGWGNSWLTRKVNNSWVDDKYDWTGKEIVVVTGGSGGIGGLIVQLLAERSIKTVVLDIQPLTFHPGPTVTYFKCDLTSPSSIAHVASLIRAQVGNPTVLINNAGVVQNKSILASTPRDVQFTFDVNHFSHYSTVREFLPYMIEKNHGMVVTVASFAAWVSVPNMVDYAASKAAAQSFHEGLTAEIKTTYGAERVRTVVVNQGYTKTALFEGYHNDSPFLLPALEPGSVAEAVVRQVLKGESGQVILPKMGNMLPFLGGLPGWYAGRLRVKGVGIMKQFRGRKVVEDVEKFYEEKEKKEEKGVGESTVLVE